In the Kaistella sp. 97-N-M2 genome, one interval contains:
- a CDS encoding ArsC/Spx/MgsR family protein, which produces MIKVLHNNVCSKSRSILEHLDENNVAFEIIDFVENPLTAMELKTVLKKLHMPASEVVRKNEPLYKEKFASQELSEDEWIAVLLENPSLIQRPILIKGEIAMIGRPIENVKFFIDN; this is translated from the coding sequence ATGATTAAAGTTCTGCACAATAATGTCTGCTCAAAATCCAGGTCGATTTTGGAGCATCTGGACGAAAATAATGTCGCTTTTGAAATAATAGATTTCGTGGAAAATCCTTTAACTGCAATGGAATTGAAGACCGTTTTAAAGAAGCTTCATATGCCTGCAAGTGAGGTGGTAAGGAAAAACGAACCGCTTTATAAAGAAAAATTCGCCAGTCAGGAGCTTTCAGAAGACGAATGGATTGCGGTTTTATTGGAAAATCCTTCCCTAATTCAACGTCCTATTCTTATTAAAGGTGAAATTGCCATGATCGGCAGACCCATTGAAAATGTGAAATTCTTTATTGATAATTAA
- a CDS encoding deoxynucleoside kinase, translating into MHIAITGNIGAGKTTLTTMLAKHYGWDAQFEDVDHNPYLEDFYADMSKWSFALQIYFLGSRFQQVKEIRDSGKNIIQDRTIYEDAHIFAENLNDMNLLTDRDFNNYSSVFNLMKSFVSAPDLLIYLKSDVPNLVKKIYKRGREYEATISIEYLSKLNQKYEKWISGYQEGKLLIIEVDDLDFVERPQDFGLILERIETQLHGLF; encoded by the coding sequence ATGCACATTGCAATCACAGGAAATATTGGCGCCGGAAAAACAACTTTAACCACCATGTTAGCAAAACATTACGGTTGGGACGCACAATTTGAGGACGTAGATCATAATCCATATCTGGAAGATTTTTACGCCGATATGAGCAAATGGAGTTTTGCCCTGCAGATTTATTTTTTGGGAAGCCGTTTTCAACAGGTGAAAGAAATTCGCGACAGCGGAAAAAATATTATTCAGGATCGAACTATTTATGAAGATGCGCATATTTTCGCGGAAAATCTGAACGATATGAATCTCCTGACGGATCGCGATTTCAATAATTATTCCTCAGTTTTCAATTTGATGAAGAGTTTTGTTTCGGCACCGGATTTGCTCATCTACCTGAAATCTGACGTTCCCAATTTGGTGAAGAAAATTTACAAACGCGGACGCGAGTATGAGGCCACAATCAGCATCGAATACTTATCTAAACTCAACCAAAAATACGAGAAATGGATTTCTGGATATCAGGAAGGAAAACTCCTCATCATCGAAGTTGACGATTTAGATTTCGTAGAAAGACCACAAGATTTCGGTTTAATATTAGAGAGAATCGAAACCCAGTTACACGGATTGTTTTAA
- a CDS encoding glutaminyl-peptide cyclotransferase → MKIRTLIALLAFTLLVSCNKDKEILNTLNNYNLSMEATGYHFGDKLDLPKEVTDNAESISISFGDKETSKLIVDPKFFTLGDNAVTFVIRKKGGETLNQDATINVFAKNPEAVLNYEIIKEYPHDPKNFVQGFQIEGNTIYESDGQLGESRILKYTLGSTTPLAETRQPENVFSEGCTIIGDKIYQLTWQNKKGFVYDKNSLKLLSEFPYPNVMGEGWGLTYDGKDLVASDGTKNLYFLDAADPSKMKRYISVAGSSEVYDSINELEYHNSFIYANVWQKPIILKIDPATGEVVGKFDFSAIAKENTKDETNDVLNGIAFKGDNMLVTGKLWSKIYEVAIK, encoded by the coding sequence ATGAAAATCAGAACACTTATAGCACTTCTTGCCTTCACTCTATTAGTTTCCTGTAACAAAGACAAGGAGATTTTGAATACGCTGAACAACTACAACCTTTCTATGGAAGCCACAGGTTACCATTTTGGCGACAAGTTGGATTTGCCAAAAGAAGTCACCGATAATGCCGAAAGTATTTCGATCAGTTTCGGGGATAAAGAAACTTCAAAATTAATCGTTGATCCGAAATTTTTCACTTTGGGCGATAATGCAGTCACTTTTGTCATCAGGAAAAAGGGCGGCGAAACTCTTAATCAGGATGCCACCATCAATGTTTTTGCGAAGAATCCGGAGGCGGTTTTAAATTACGAGATCATCAAAGAATATCCGCACGATCCGAAAAACTTTGTTCAGGGTTTTCAAATCGAGGGCAATACAATTTACGAATCCGATGGGCAATTAGGAGAGTCCAGAATTTTAAAATATACCTTAGGAAGTACAACACCGCTGGCGGAAACTCGGCAGCCGGAGAATGTTTTTTCAGAAGGTTGTACAATAATTGGGGACAAAATTTATCAGTTAACCTGGCAGAACAAAAAAGGTTTTGTGTATGATAAAAATTCGTTGAAGTTACTTAGCGAATTTCCTTATCCGAATGTAATGGGCGAAGGTTGGGGCTTAACGTATGACGGCAAAGATCTCGTCGCTTCGGACGGAACGAAAAACCTTTATTTTTTAGATGCTGCTGATCCTTCGAAAATGAAGCGCTATATTTCTGTAGCCGGAAGTTCTGAAGTTTATGACTCGATTAACGAGCTGGAATATCATAACAGTTTTATTTATGCCAACGTCTGGCAAAAACCTATCATCTTAAAAATTGATCCCGCTACAGGTGAGGTTGTCGGAAAATTTGATTTTAGTGCCATTGCGAAAGAAAATACAAAAGATGAGACGAACGACGTGTTAAATGGAATTGCATTTAAAGGCGATAACATGCTTGTTACCGGGAAATTGTGGTCCAAAATTTACGAAGTGGCGATTAAATAA
- a CDS encoding M1 family metallopeptidase yields the protein MKKPFLYLILISGVASAQNFTRQDSLKGSDTQFRNFWDVKKYEISVEPDFAKRSVSGTNKITFEIIKDVVNPVFQIDLQQPMNYKIIDSAEKLCSSKRDGDFIFIETNKNYKKGETHYFTIQFFGNPTIAKNAPWDGGWVFKNDDNGHPWMSVAQEGIGASVWLPIKDIWSDEPDDGMVMKIITPKDLVGVGNGRLISQTSGKDKNVYTWEVKNPINAYSIVPNVGKYVNFKETYAGEKGQLDLDYWVLDYNLEKAKKQFQQVKPMMKAFEYWFGPYPFYEDSYKIVESPYLGMEHQSSVAYGNKFENGYLGRDLSRTGVGLNWDFIIIHESGHEWFANNITAKDQADMWIHESFTNYSETLFTEKYMDKASAEKYVIGTRKTVQNDEPVIGKYGVRNEGSGDMYNKGGNMLHTIRQVINDDEKFRQILRGLNKDFYHQTVTTKQVEDYISQKSGIDFSSVFNQYLRTTKIPVLEFQQAGNSLKFRYSNVVENFKLPLILKNKDHINPTTQWQTVKLKSGDPVVFDENYYVNYVSQ from the coding sequence ATGAAAAAACCTTTTCTGTACCTCATTTTAATTTCCGGAGTCGCATCGGCGCAAAATTTCACCAGACAGGATTCTTTAAAGGGTTCTGATACGCAGTTTCGAAATTTTTGGGATGTTAAAAAATATGAGATTTCCGTAGAGCCTGATTTCGCGAAACGTTCGGTTTCCGGGACGAATAAAATAACATTTGAAATTATAAAAGACGTGGTAAATCCCGTTTTTCAGATCGATCTTCAGCAACCCATGAATTACAAAATCATCGATTCTGCGGAGAAGCTGTGTTCTTCAAAGCGCGACGGCGATTTTATATTTATTGAAACAAACAAAAATTATAAGAAAGGTGAAACGCACTACTTCACCATTCAGTTTTTCGGAAATCCCACGATCGCGAAAAATGCACCTTGGGACGGCGGCTGGGTTTTTAAAAATGATGACAACGGACACCCTTGGATGTCTGTCGCGCAAGAAGGCATTGGTGCGTCGGTTTGGCTTCCGATCAAAGATATCTGGAGCGATGAACCCGATGATGGTATGGTGATGAAAATTATTACGCCGAAAGATCTGGTGGGCGTAGGAAACGGAAGACTCATTTCTCAAACCTCCGGGAAAGATAAAAACGTTTACACGTGGGAGGTAAAAAATCCTATCAACGCCTACTCTATTGTGCCAAACGTGGGGAAATACGTTAATTTTAAGGAAACTTATGCAGGTGAAAAAGGTCAGCTCGATCTGGATTATTGGGTTCTGGATTATAATCTGGAAAAAGCAAAAAAGCAGTTTCAGCAGGTAAAACCGATGATGAAAGCTTTCGAATATTGGTTCGGACCGTATCCTTTTTACGAAGATTCTTATAAAATCGTCGAAAGTCCTTATCTCGGCATGGAACATCAAAGTTCCGTAGCCTACGGAAATAAGTTCGAAAACGGCTATTTAGGGCGCGATCTGTCGCGAACAGGCGTGGGTTTAAACTGGGATTTCATCATTATTCACGAAAGCGGCCACGAATGGTTTGCCAATAACATCACCGCGAAAGATCAGGCGGATATGTGGATTCACGAAAGTTTTACGAATTACTCGGAAACGCTTTTCACGGAAAAGTATATGGACAAAGCCTCCGCGGAAAAATATGTGATCGGAACGCGGAAAACAGTGCAGAATGATGAACCCGTGATTGGAAAATATGGCGTGCGAAACGAAGGCAGCGGCGATATGTACAATAAAGGTGGAAATATGCTTCATACCATTCGCCAGGTTATAAACGACGATGAAAAATTCCGCCAGATCCTTCGGGGTTTAAATAAAGATTTTTACCATCAAACGGTCACGACGAAACAAGTGGAAGACTATATCTCCCAAAAATCCGGAATCGATTTTTCTTCGGTTTTCAACCAATATTTAAGGACCACAAAAATTCCGGTTTTAGAATTTCAACAGGCGGGCAATTCGCTGAAATTTCGGTACAGCAATGTGGTTGAGAATTTTAAATTGCCTTTGATTTTAAAGAATAAGGATCACATTAATCCGACAACGCAATGGCAAACCGTAAAGTTGAAATCTGGTGATCCGGTTGTTTTTGATGAAAATTATTACGTGAATTACGTTTCGCAATAA
- a CDS encoding HAMP domain-containing sensor histidine kinase, with amino-acid sequence MKRRSFLSKINNWVIYILLTLAVTGVVVASVVLIDYLRKEEIKRIELFATALKYQQEEIIQDPITFDLLLQISKTNNTIPVIVTDKYKKPLGPDLQKNIPEEVQQDPKRIAALLRKMESSYKPIELQMPDGNNQYVFYTNSNLLNNLRYSPYILGSLILSYIFFSFWFLRTIKKTDEGYVWAGLAKETAHQIGTPLSSMIGWITILRMENENSEGVKEIENDINRLRTISERFSKIGSVPELNDLNINETLQQNYDYLKSRISKKVLFRLILPNMEILVPHNRILVSWVMENIVKNAVDSMKGEGRLEIELYEKNRYTIIDFKDTGAGMTSYQARNAFKPGYSTKKRGWGLGLSLAKRVIKEYHNGDIKIAQTEVGKGSTFRIMIKNS; translated from the coding sequence ATGAAACGCAGAAGTTTTCTTTCGAAAATAAACAATTGGGTCATCTACATTTTGCTCACGTTGGCGGTAACGGGCGTTGTGGTCGCATCTGTCGTACTTATTGATTATCTTCGAAAAGAGGAAATTAAAAGGATCGAGCTTTTTGCCACCGCGTTAAAATATCAGCAGGAAGAGATCATTCAGGATCCCATCACTTTTGATCTGCTTTTACAAATAAGCAAGACCAACAACACAATTCCCGTAATTGTAACCGATAAATACAAAAAACCACTGGGTCCAGACCTGCAGAAAAATATTCCCGAAGAGGTTCAGCAAGATCCAAAACGGATCGCGGCCTTGCTGCGTAAGATGGAAAGTTCCTATAAACCTATTGAACTGCAGATGCCCGATGGAAACAACCAGTACGTCTTCTATACGAACTCCAACTTATTGAATAATCTGCGCTATTCACCTTACATTTTGGGGTCACTTATTTTATCTTATATTTTCTTTTCCTTTTGGTTTTTGCGGACCATCAAGAAAACCGATGAAGGGTATGTTTGGGCAGGTTTGGCAAAGGAAACTGCGCATCAAATAGGCACGCCGCTATCCTCGATGATCGGCTGGATTACCATTCTGCGCATGGAAAACGAAAACAGCGAAGGCGTAAAGGAAATAGAAAACGACATTAACCGCCTGAGAACGATCTCGGAACGTTTCTCGAAAATTGGCTCCGTGCCCGAACTTAACGACCTGAATATTAACGAAACTTTGCAGCAAAATTATGATTATTTAAAATCGCGCATTTCGAAGAAAGTTTTGTTCCGTCTTATTCTTCCCAATATGGAAATTTTGGTTCCACATAACCGGATCCTCGTTAGCTGGGTTATGGAAAATATTGTGAAAAACGCCGTAGATTCCATGAAGGGCGAGGGACGATTGGAAATTGAACTGTACGAAAAAAACAGATACACCATTATCGATTTTAAAGATACAGGCGCCGGCATGACGAGTTATCAGGCACGAAACGCTTTTAAACCGGGTTACTCTACCAAAAAACGCGGTTGGGGGCTGGGCTTATCGTTGGCAAAAAGAGTCATTAAAGAATACCACAATGGCGATATTAAGATCGCCCAAACGGAGGTGGGAAAAGGCAGTACTTTTAGGATCATGATTAAAAATTCCTAG
- the dacB gene encoding D-alanyl-D-alanine carboxypeptidase/D-alanyl-D-alanine-endopeptidase — MNKLLPFLLLISQVFSAQNIAQKLDAATKSLLGSSAAYSANLSFYVADEAGNFIYEYQGNTGLSTASTQKIFMAAAALETLGKNYQYTTTASFSGEVSSGNLSGNLFIKSNGDPTLGSWRYENYKPEDFKAKLVQALKAKNITKISGDLIIDDSFFDFQTTPGGWPWNDMGNYYGAGVWGVNWRENQFDLHMNGKEMKGTNVDLPNVKWVNKVKTAGSSDQSLVFTAPYSDVAYISGTLPAKSLTVSGATPNPPLTFGSEIKSWLKEAGIQFNGNVTSTSMQEIRGEKLTYAPEKNSILEYKSPTLDKIIYWFMRKSVNFYGETLIKTLGKEKKNEGSFEAGVAYLKEFWKGRGINPAMINFADGSGLSPQNYVSARAEVQSLLWSRKQPWFNDFFEGFPTQGNGMTMKSGTMKDTKSFAGYHTSTQGKKYVFAIIINNYQSSNSSDALYKVLNVLK, encoded by the coding sequence ATGAACAAACTGCTTCCGTTTCTCCTTCTGATTTCTCAGGTTTTTTCCGCCCAAAATATTGCTCAAAAACTGGATGCAGCGACGAAAAGTCTTCTAGGCAGTTCGGCGGCATATTCCGCCAACTTATCTTTTTATGTGGCAGATGAAGCAGGAAACTTTATCTACGAATATCAGGGAAACACAGGTCTTTCAACCGCTTCAACACAGAAGATTTTTATGGCGGCTGCGGCGCTGGAAACTTTAGGAAAAAATTACCAATATACCACCACCGCTTCCTTTTCCGGAGAAGTTTCGAGCGGAAACCTCTCCGGCAATCTTTTCATCAAGTCGAATGGTGATCCCACTTTAGGAAGTTGGCGGTACGAAAACTACAAACCTGAAGATTTTAAAGCAAAATTAGTTCAGGCCTTGAAAGCGAAAAACATTACTAAAATTTCGGGAGATTTAATTATTGATGATTCTTTCTTTGATTTCCAGACGACGCCCGGAGGTTGGCCCTGGAATGATATGGGAAACTATTATGGCGCCGGTGTTTGGGGCGTCAACTGGCGGGAAAACCAGTTCGATCTTCACATGAACGGTAAAGAAATGAAAGGCACAAATGTCGATTTACCAAACGTAAAATGGGTGAATAAAGTGAAAACAGCCGGCAGTTCCGACCAAAGTTTGGTTTTTACGGCACCCTATTCCGACGTCGCCTACATCAGTGGAACGCTTCCTGCAAAATCCCTTACCGTGTCGGGAGCCACGCCTAATCCGCCTTTGACTTTCGGAAGCGAAATAAAAAGCTGGCTGAAAGAGGCGGGTATTCAATTTAACGGAAACGTAACGTCTACTTCGATGCAGGAAATTCGCGGCGAAAAATTAACGTACGCGCCGGAAAAAAACAGTATTTTGGAGTATAAATCTCCGACTTTGGATAAAATTATTTATTGGTTTATGCGTAAAAGTGTCAATTTTTACGGCGAAACTTTAATTAAAACTTTAGGAAAAGAAAAGAAAAACGAAGGCAGTTTTGAGGCCGGAGTTGCGTATTTGAAAGAATTTTGGAAAGGCAGAGGTATTAATCCGGCAATGATCAATTTCGCTGACGGCAGCGGATTGTCTCCGCAAAATTACGTGTCGGCAAGAGCTGAAGTTCAGTCGCTGCTGTGGAGTAGGAAGCAGCCCTGGTTTAACGATTTTTTTGAAGGTTTTCCCACGCAGGGAAATGGTATGACAATGAAGAGCGGTACCATGAAGGATACCAAATCTTTTGCGGGATATCACACTTCAACGCAGGGTAAAAAATATGTTTTTGCCATCATCATAAATAACTATCAAAGTTCCAACAGCAGCGACGCGCTGTATAAAGTGCTGAATGTTTTAAAATAA
- a CDS encoding T9SS type A sorting domain-containing protein, whose translation MKKLYSGLGIISMILFSNSAFSQKRISTDQMKPVFDKLDQLGKQNPAGVYPLDKLTKEEFSLYKAYELQQQSDKSTVKTYPYGITEVDLQTKILQSQVQPILNKIKDLGDSPLAFPEHLFTPQELKILRIYELQHLKTPKKGAASTSKLLDKAYTLNSRNAAKPFGTMPLVPPHTVTVTGNITNVIYADDVAGDGKLYGLDNTGRSLVRVKNNGAVEIVGGLVNIPVASTLSGLSWNSTTGKMYAIAGVELYTVDLATGVATLVAPITGMTTPIWIEIDNAGNAFSADITTDKLYSVNLSTAAATEIGNLGVNLQFAQEADFNKETNQLYMASYTGGGVGGIYTINTSTGAATLVGDTTVDNAEYTMFSIANTVEPVLNKAFVKNSYSVNPVDFGTIPLTPPHTFTSISPLALTIYADDLAGDGNLYALNAGNNNLVKVYNNGSVVNVGPLTNLLSGDTATGLSWNRADGKMYAASANSAGTVGTLYTVNLSTGALTVVGTMSGMTLPIWLEIDNSGNAFAADITTDKLYSINLATAAATEVGNLGVNIAFAQEADFNTSNNVLYMAGYIGGGVSNIYTVDTTTGLATVVGPTTGNEFTMFTIADTLPDAPIIPPLTCGDTFLDSGGAAGDYSNSEDIIYHFAPTTPGDGVKITFTQVEIETSTTTGSAGGCWDYLSFYNGPSITSPVLAAVKCGETGKSPSVATSLLSVGDSFTSTDPSGELTVRFRSDSSVPKAGWSATVSCAVLAVDNVNASKFSYYPNPTTGILNISASGKIDNVDVYNVVGQKVLSFAPNADRSEINMSALPKGLYFVKALVNGQVITNKVIKK comes from the coding sequence ATGAAAAAACTTTACTCCGGATTAGGAATTATTTCGATGATTCTCTTCTCCAATTCTGCTTTCTCTCAAAAGAGAATCAGCACCGATCAAATGAAGCCTGTCTTCGACAAGTTAGACCAGTTGGGCAAGCAAAATCCTGCGGGTGTTTATCCGCTTGATAAATTGACGAAAGAAGAATTTTCGCTGTACAAAGCTTACGAACTTCAGCAGCAAAGCGACAAAAGTACGGTGAAAACCTATCCTTACGGAATTACTGAAGTCGATTTACAGACAAAAATTTTGCAAAGTCAGGTACAGCCAATCTTGAATAAGATTAAGGATTTGGGTGATTCGCCGCTAGCTTTTCCGGAACATCTTTTTACCCCGCAGGAATTGAAAATTTTGCGAATCTACGAACTGCAGCATCTGAAAACTCCGAAAAAAGGCGCGGCGTCGACCTCCAAACTTTTGGATAAAGCGTACACCTTAAATTCCAGAAACGCGGCCAAGCCCTTTGGTACCATGCCTTTGGTACCACCGCATACCGTAACGGTAACCGGAAACATTACGAACGTAATTTACGCAGATGATGTGGCGGGTGATGGTAAACTTTACGGTTTAGATAATACGGGCAGATCTTTGGTTCGGGTAAAAAATAATGGAGCCGTGGAAATTGTTGGTGGTCTGGTGAACATTCCTGTTGCCTCTACATTGAGTGGTCTCTCCTGGAACAGTACGACCGGTAAAATGTATGCAATAGCAGGAGTCGAACTCTATACGGTAGATTTGGCGACCGGTGTTGCCACCCTCGTTGCACCCATTACAGGAATGACCACCCCAATATGGATAGAAATTGATAATGCCGGGAATGCTTTTTCGGCTGACATTACTACCGATAAATTATATTCGGTTAATTTAAGCACCGCAGCAGCTACTGAAATTGGAAACCTGGGCGTTAATCTCCAGTTCGCGCAGGAGGCAGATTTTAACAAAGAAACCAACCAACTTTATATGGCTTCTTACACCGGCGGTGGCGTTGGGGGAATCTACACCATCAACACGTCCACGGGTGCGGCTACGTTGGTAGGAGACACTACAGTCGACAATGCAGAATATACCATGTTTAGTATTGCAAACACTGTGGAACCGGTTCTTAATAAGGCATTCGTTAAAAATTCTTACTCCGTTAATCCTGTGGATTTTGGTACAATTCCTTTAACGCCGCCTCATACTTTCACGTCGATCAGTCCACTTGCGTTGACTATTTATGCAGACGATCTGGCCGGGGACGGAAATCTTTATGCCCTGAACGCCGGAAATAATAATTTAGTAAAAGTGTACAATAATGGAAGCGTTGTAAATGTAGGACCACTTACAAATTTGCTTAGTGGTGATACCGCTACAGGACTTTCCTGGAACAGAGCAGACGGTAAAATGTATGCAGCTTCTGCCAATTCCGCGGGAACTGTAGGAACACTGTATACCGTTAATTTATCTACGGGCGCACTTACCGTGGTTGGAACAATGAGTGGAATGACGCTGCCGATTTGGCTTGAAATTGATAATTCCGGAAATGCCTTTGCAGCGGATATCACCACCGATAAATTATATTCCATTAATCTGGCAACCGCAGCAGCAACAGAAGTGGGTAATTTGGGTGTTAACATTGCGTTTGCACAGGAGGCAGATTTTAATACATCCAATAACGTCCTTTATATGGCCGGTTATATTGGTGGTGGAGTTAGTAATATTTATACGGTGGATACCACAACTGGTTTGGCAACGGTGGTTGGGCCAACTACCGGAAACGAGTTTACGATGTTCACCATCGCAGATACGCTGCCGGATGCGCCGATTATTCCACCGTTAACCTGTGGAGATACTTTCTTAGATTCCGGCGGTGCTGCAGGTGATTATTCCAATAGTGAAGATATTATTTATCATTTTGCACCAACAACTCCGGGAGATGGCGTGAAAATTACATTTACGCAGGTAGAAATCGAGACTTCAACTACCACAGGAAGCGCTGGCGGATGTTGGGATTATTTATCTTTCTATAATGGTCCAAGCATCACTTCTCCCGTTCTAGCTGCTGTAAAATGTGGAGAAACCGGTAAATCGCCGTCAGTGGCCACAAGTTTACTGTCTGTTGGCGATTCGTTTACTTCCACAGATCCTTCCGGCGAATTAACGGTAAGATTCCGTTCCGATTCCAGCGTACCAAAAGCAGGTTGGTCTGCCACAGTAAGTTGTGCGGTTTTGGCTGTAGATAATGTAAATGCAAGTAAATTCAGCTATTATCCAAACCCGACCACGGGCATATTAAATATCAGTGCGTCCGGAAAAATTGATAATGTTGATGTTTACAATGTGGTCGGACAAAAAGTTTTGAGTTTTGCGCCAAATGCCGACCGCTCAGAAATTAATATGTCTGCCTTGCCGAAAGGCCTTTATTTCGTGAAAGCACTTGTTAACGGACAAGTCATTACCAATAAAGTGATTAAAAAATAA